The following coding sequences are from one Gossypium hirsutum isolate 1008001.06 chromosome A12, Gossypium_hirsutum_v2.1, whole genome shotgun sequence window:
- the LOC107934792 gene encoding phosphoenolpyruvate carboxylase 4, with protein MTDTMDDIAEEISFQSFEDDFKLLGNLLNDVLQREVGAQFMAKIERIRLLALSASNMRLSGIENMAALLEKQLASEISEMTLEEALKLARAFSHYLTLMGIAETYHRVRKGRSVTHLSKSCDDIFSQLIQGGVTPNDLYDTVCKQEVEIVLTAHPTQINRRTLQYKHIRIAHLLEYNDRPDLGHEDREMLIEDLVREITSIWQTDELRRHKPTPVDEARAGLNIVEQSLWKAVPHYLRRVSTALKKHTGKPLPLTCTPIKFGSWMGGDRDGNPNVTAKVTRDVSLLSRWMAIDLYIREIDSLRFELSMNRCNDRLSRLAQEILEKETLSENLRESRNQPLSRSQLKLHGQQVPSLPTQLPDRAGLPACTDYTDGGSQYPKLELPGTDYMPLAREDGRENSSKDLSPNIPKLSANGSSANSNGSSAAVTSRGSFSSGQLLAQRKLFAESTIGRSSFHKLLEPSSALRPGIAPYRIVLGDIKEKLMKTRRRLELLLEDLPCEYDPWDYYETKDQFLEPLLLCYESLQSCGAGILADGRLADLIRRVSTFGMVLMKLDLRQESGRHAETLDAITKYLDMGTYSEWDEEKKLEFLTKELKGKRPLVPPTIEVAPDVKEVLDTFFVAAELGSESLGAYVISMASNASDVLAVELLQKDARLAVSGELGKPCPGGMLRVVPLFETVKDLRGAGSVIRKLLSIDWYREHIVKNHNGHQEVMVGYSDSGKDAGRFTAAWELYKAQGDVVAACNEFGIKVTLFHGRGGSIGRGGGPTYLAIQSQPPGSVMGTLRSTEQGEMVQAKFGLPQIATRQLEIYTTAVLLATLRPPQPPREQKWCNLMEEISKISCQKYRSTVYENPEFLAYFQEATPQAELGYLNIGSRPTRRKATKGIGHLRAIPWIFAWTQTRFVLPAWLGVGAGLKGVCEKGHTEDLKAMYKEWPFFQSTVDLIEMVLGKADIPIAKHYDEVLVSESRRELGAELRRELMMTEKHVLVVSGHEKLSENNKSLRRLIESRLSYLNPMNMLQVEVLRRLRRDDENNKLRDALLITINGIAAGMRNTG; from the exons ATGACGGACACCATGGACGATATAGCGGAGGAAATCTCTTTCCAGAGCTTTGAGGACGACTTCAAGTTGCTAGGAAATCTTCTCAACGATGTGTTGCAGAGAGAAGTTGGCGCCCAATTCATGGCCAAGATCGAGAGGATTCGACTCCTCGCTCTG AGTGCTTCCAATATGCGATTGTCCGGGATAGAGAATATGGCAGCGTTGCTGGAGAAGCAGCTAGCATCTGAGATTTCCGAGATGACATTAGAGGAAGCTTTGAAATTGGCTCGTGCTTTCAGCCATTATCTCACTTTGATGGGAATTGCTGAGACCTATCACAG GGTTCGTAAGGGGCGAAGTGTTACACATTTATCAAAGTCTTGTGATGACATTTTCAGTCAGTTGATTCAGGGTGGCGTTACCCCGAATGACCTTTATGACACTGTTTGCAAGCAG GAGGTTGAGATTGTTCTTACTGCTCATCCCACACAAATTAACCGCCGTACCTTACAATACAAGCATATAAGAATTGCT CATCTGTTAGAATACAATGACCGACCTGATCTTGGTCATGAAGATCGAGAAATGCTAATTGAAGATCTG GTGAGAGAGATAACATCAATATGGCAGACAGATGAACTTAGACGCCACAAACCTACTCCTGTGGACGAGGCCAGGGCTG gTCTGAACATAGTGGAGCAATCCCTTTGGAAAGCCGTACCTCATTATTTACGTCGTGTTAGCACTGCCCTTAAGAAA CATACAGGAAAGCCGCTTCCACTAACATGTACCCCCATAAAGTTTGGCTCCTGGATGGGGGGTGATAGAGATGGAAATCCTAATGTCACAGCAAAG GTAACAAGGGATGTCTCACTTTTATCTAGGTGGATGGCCATTGATCTTTACATCCGGGAAATTGATAGCCTTAGATTTGAACTATCCATGAACCGATGCAATGATAGGCTATCCAGATTGGCTCAGGAAATTCTAGAGAAAG AAACCTTATCAGAGAACCTACGTGAGAGTCGGAACCAACCTTTAAGCCGAAGTCAACTCAAGCTTCATGGCCAACAAGTTCCGTCCCTTCCTACCCAACTTCCTGATAGGGCAGGTTTACCTGCCTGCACTG ATTACACCGATGGTGGATCTCAATATCCAAAACTAGAACTCCCAGGGACTGATTACATGCCGTTGGCTCGTGAG GATGGTCGGGAAAATTCATCTAAGGATTTAAGTCCCAATATACCCAAATTATCCGCAAATGGGAGTTCTGCTAACTCCAATGGATCATCAGCTGCTGTCACATCACGGGGTTCTTTTTCCTCTGGTCAGCTTCTAGCTCAGAGAAAACTATTTGCAGAATCTACGATTGGAAGGTCCAGCTTCCATAAGCTTCTTGAGCCAAGTTCAGCTCTACGTCCTGGAATTGCTCCTTATCGAATTGTTCTTGGAGATATCAAGGAAAAG CTCATGAAAACTCGAAGACGGCTGGAACTTCTTCTGGAGGATCTTCCCTGTGAATATGATCCCTGGGATTACTATGAGACGAAAGATCAATTTCTGGAACCACTGCTTCTATGTTATGAGTCTCTG CAATCATGCGGGGCAGGGATTCTAGCTGATGGTCGGCTTGCTGACCTGATTCGGAGAGTTTCAACATTTGGGATGGTGTTAATGAAGCTTGATTTGCGTCAG GAATCTGGCAGGCATGCTGAAACACTTGATGCAATTACCAAATATTTGGATATGGGTACTTATAGTGAGTGGGATgaagaaaagaaacttgaattttTGACAAAAGAGCTAAAGGGGAAGCGGCCACTAGTTCCTCCTACTATAGAG GTTGCTCCTGATGTTAAAGAAGTCCTAGATACCTTTTTTGTAGCTGCTGAGCTAGGAAGTGAGTCTCTTGGAGCATATGTGATTTCTATGGCATCCAAC GCAAGTGATGTCCTTGCTGTGGAGCTCTTGCAGAAAGATGCTCGACTCGCCGTTAGTGGGGAATTAGGGAAACCTTGTCCTGGTGGAAT GTTGCGTGTGGTTCCCCTGTTTGAAACCGTGAAAGACCTCAGAGGAGCAGGTTCAGTTATCAGAAAACTGTTATCAATTGATTGGTACCGGGAGCACATTGTAAAGAACCATAATGGGCATCAAGAA GTGATGGTCGGATATTCTGATTCTGGTAAAGATGCCGGACGCTTCACCGCCGCTTGGGAGCTTTACAAAGCACAAGGGGATGTTGTTGCTGCATGCAATGAGTTTGGAATCAAAGTTACTCTTTTCCATGGTCGAGGAGGGAGTATTGGTCGTGGTGGTGGCCCAACTTACCTCGCCATTCAGTCCCAACCACCTGGTTCTGTAATG GGCACACTTCGGTCAACAGAGCAAGGGGAGATGGTGCAGGCAAAATTTGGTTTGCCACAGATTGCCACTAGACAGCTAGAAATATATACAACGGCAGTGCTGCTTGCAACTCTGCGGCCCCCTCAACCACCTCGAGAACAGAAATGGTGTAATCTGATGGAGGAGATCTCAAAAATCAGTTGCCAGAAATACCGAAGCACAGTTTACGAGAACCCGGAATTCCTGGCGTATTTCCAAGAGGCTACACCCCAGGCTGAATTGGGGTATCTTAACATAGGGAGCCGGCCGACAAGAAGAAAAGCAACGAAAGGAATAGGACATCTTAGAGCAATTCCATGGATATTTGCATGGACGCAGACCAGATTTGTACTACCAGCATGGCTTGGGGTAGGAGCAGGTTTAAAGGGGGTATGTGAGAAGGGACATACAGAAGACTTGAAAGCGATGTACAAAGAGTGGCCGTTTTTCCAGTCCACGGTGGACCTGATAGAGATGGTTCTAGGGAAGGCGGATATTCCAATAGCCAAGCATTACGATGAAGTGCTAGTGTCCGAGAGCAGGCGGGAACTTGGAGCGGAACTTAGGAGGGAACTGATGATGACAGAAAAGCATGTATTGGTAGTGAGTGGACATGAGAAATTGTCAGAGAACAACAAGAGCTTGAGAAGGCTGATAGAGAGCAGACTCTCATATCTGAATCCAATGAATATGTTGCAGGTGGAGGTTCTGAGGAGGCTTAGACGTGATGATGAAAACAACAAACTCAGAGATGCTTTGCTAATTACTATAAATGGAATCGCTGCGGGGATGAGGAACACCGGTTAA